In Paenibacillus sp. G2S3, a single window of DNA contains:
- a CDS encoding extracellular solute-binding protein: MKKGKTMMGLMALTLVAGLFSGCSSNNNTTNEGTKNTGSNGSSTEASAAPSDDAAAKDIKGDITVITQRTDIVDTVFKEYAAKFNEKYPDVKVNFEALATYEDQIKIRMSTSDYGDVLLLPTSIAIKDIPDFFEPLGKLEDMQKQYTGVEERAVDGMAYGIPMTINFNGVIYNKQVFKDAGITEVPRTPEQFLTALQSIKDKTKAVPLYTNYAAGWTLTQWEADLATVAGDRDYVNIGQVASDDNYVPGQPHYELYKILYDAAQKGLIEEDPTTTDWESSKADLANGKIGTMVLGSWAIGQIKGLATNPDDVGFMPFPTNADKILVPLAGDYNLGVSVHSKNKEAARAWVDWFINESGYPTTEGGGMSPAIGAELPEILKQYEGTEVTFDTLAAAKAGEEGWSDEIDKQAEIGAWQPDFKKRIIEAAIGNRKESYDDIMKDLNDKWKAARAKVTAQ; the protein is encoded by the coding sequence ATGAAAAAAGGCAAAACAATGATGGGCTTAATGGCACTAACACTTGTGGCGGGATTGTTTAGCGGTTGTTCCTCAAACAACAACACTACCAATGAAGGCACTAAGAACACAGGAAGCAATGGATCCTCAACAGAGGCGAGTGCAGCTCCATCTGATGATGCAGCAGCCAAGGACATTAAAGGGGATATCACGGTTATTACACAAAGAACGGATATTGTTGATACCGTATTCAAAGAGTATGCGGCTAAATTCAATGAGAAATATCCTGATGTAAAAGTAAACTTTGAAGCGCTTGCTACTTACGAAGATCAAATTAAAATTCGCATGAGCACTAGTGACTATGGCGATGTTCTATTGTTACCTACAAGCATAGCTATTAAAGATATTCCCGATTTCTTTGAGCCACTGGGTAAACTCGAAGATATGCAAAAACAATATACAGGTGTGGAAGAACGTGCAGTGGACGGAATGGCCTACGGAATTCCAATGACCATCAACTTTAACGGTGTGATTTACAATAAACAGGTCTTCAAAGATGCTGGCATTACAGAGGTTCCAAGAACCCCTGAACAATTCTTGACTGCTCTGCAATCGATTAAAGACAAAACAAAAGCAGTGCCTCTGTACACAAACTACGCAGCTGGCTGGACATTGACACAATGGGAAGCGGATCTAGCTACAGTAGCTGGTGACCGTGATTATGTGAACATTGGTCAAGTTGCTAGTGATGATAACTATGTTCCAGGTCAACCTCACTATGAGCTGTACAAAATTCTGTACGATGCAGCACAAAAAGGTTTGATTGAAGAAGATCCAACGACTACAGATTGGGAATCTTCCAAAGCTGATCTGGCTAACGGAAAAATCGGTACCATGGTTCTTGGATCTTGGGCAATTGGACAAATCAAAGGTCTAGCTACGAATCCTGACGATGTTGGCTTTATGCCATTCCCTACGAATGCAGATAAAATCCTTGTACCGCTTGCGGGTGACTACAATCTGGGTGTCAGCGTTCATAGTAAAAACAAAGAGGCTGCTAGAGCTTGGGTAGATTGGTTCATCAACGAATCTGGCTACCCAACGACTGAAGGTGGCGGTATGAGCCCAGCTATCGGTGCTGAGCTTCCAGAAATTCTGAAACAATATGAAGGCACTGAAGTAACCTTTGATACACTTGCAGCTGCTAAAGCCGGCGAAGAAGGCTGGTCTGATGAAATCGACAAACAAGCTGAAATCGGTGCTTGGCAGCCAGACTTTAAGAAACGGATTATTGAAGCAGCAATTGGCAACAGAAAAGAATCCTATGATGACATCATGAAGGACCTGAACGACAAGTGGAAAGCCGCTCGCGCTAAAGTCACAGCACAGTAA
- a CDS encoding sugar ABC transporter permease has protein sequence MFKFSNLSYKNQRIAIICLFSLVPIVLLLTFAYYPVISMFRYSFTSWNGLSKNMEYVGLENYKTIFTKPEYFSVFKVSLYYFFTTFIQMALALYFATILSFSVRMKNLFKGILFFPTLLNGVAIGFIFLFFFKPDGTLDTILNLLGLSGLQQKWLLNPNLINFSLAGASLWRYMGMNFLIFLGAISSIGSDIYEAAEIDGANRWHQFMHIILPSIKRILQLNLILAVSGAIGVFEIPYVMTGGSNGSSTFVIQTVDVAFKYSKVGLASAMAVVLLGIVILVTILQRVLIKEEK, from the coding sequence GTGTTCAAGTTTTCAAATTTGAGCTACAAAAATCAACGGATTGCCATCATATGCTTGTTCTCATTAGTGCCGATCGTATTACTACTCACGTTTGCTTATTATCCAGTAATCAGTATGTTTCGATACAGCTTTACCAGCTGGAATGGCCTAAGTAAAAATATGGAGTACGTTGGATTGGAGAACTACAAGACCATTTTTACGAAACCTGAGTATTTTTCCGTATTTAAGGTCAGCTTGTATTATTTCTTCACTACCTTTATTCAGATGGCACTTGCTTTGTATTTTGCAACCATTCTGAGCTTTAGTGTTCGTATGAAAAATTTATTCAAAGGGATTTTGTTCTTCCCAACCTTACTAAACGGTGTAGCAATCGGCTTTATCTTTTTATTCTTTTTCAAACCTGATGGAACGCTTGATACGATTCTTAATCTGCTCGGACTTAGTGGTTTACAGCAGAAGTGGCTGCTCAATCCGAATTTGATTAACTTCTCGCTTGCAGGTGCGTCACTGTGGAGATACATGGGGATGAACTTCCTGATCTTCCTTGGGGCTATTTCCTCTATCGGGTCGGATATTTATGAAGCCGCTGAGATTGATGGAGCTAACAGATGGCATCAGTTTATGCATATTATTTTGCCAAGTATTAAACGTATTCTGCAGTTGAACTTGATCCTTGCGGTCAGTGGCGCTATTGGTGTATTTGAAATTCCATACGTCATGACAGGCGGATCTAACGGAAGTAGTACCTTTGTTATTCAGACGGTCGATGTAGCGTTCAAATATAGCAAAGTTGGATTAGCGTCAGCGATGGCCGTAGTTTTGCTGGGTATCGTTATATTAGTTACTATATTGCAGCGCGTTCTGATCAAGGAGGAGAAATAA